One part of the Pseudoalteromonas ulvae UL12 genome encodes these proteins:
- a CDS encoding M1 family metallopeptidase produces the protein MNFKLSKVAAIVLPIVFCSTVSASAVQQTKGNYVDKFRQLDEILPTPNVYRNAAGEPGHQYWQQQVDYDIDVKLDEKNRRLSGKQTVRYQNNSPDTLKYLWLQLDQNIYKADSISETTRTFSSSLESGPSSKPAKLGLNELRRQQFLADNEMGYTISNVTDGSGKELKATIVGTLMRIDLNRPLKPGKDAEFTLDFAFNIAEEDAVGTRYGYEHFEEDGNDIFLLAQWFPRLAAYTDYEAWTNKEFLGSGEFTLEFGDYNVEITVPADHLVSATGELTNAKKVLSKTQLKRLKEAETAKRPVFIVTEEEAIENEKEGTDQVKTWNFSAKNVRDFAFASSRKFMWDARGYQQGGKEQPLVMAMSFYPKEGGDLWKKYSTESVIHTMEVYSRFSFDYPYPVAQSVNGPVGGMEYPMITFNGPRTELQKDGTRTYTQAEKRFLIGVVIHEVGHIYFPMIVNSDERQWTWMDEGLNSFLDGVAGREWDPMIPWGVEPRDIVDYMKSQNQVPIMTQSDSVLRLGPNAYTKPAAALNILREVILGRELFDFAFKEYAQRWKYKRPTPSDFFRSMEEASGVDLDWFWHGWFYTTDHVDLSIDKVYKLRLDTKNPDIDFARLREEELNKPLSLHVKRNRDEGKELWIDKNKDITDFYDENDRFTVTNKERNAYQKFLKGLKPWEKKTLERALKEDKNYYVMEFSNHGGLVMPILLHLTYTDGTTEDQYIPAEIWRRNDKKVQKLIVTDKNKELKEVTVDPSWETADVDIENNHYPRRIIPSRIEVFKAKKRTGKVNRDIMQDIKTELKKDDDKKEQEDKKDSDTTQEPQA, from the coding sequence ATGAACTTTAAGCTATCAAAAGTTGCAGCAATAGTCCTCCCTATTGTGTTCTGCAGTACAGTAAGCGCCAGTGCCGTTCAGCAAACAAAAGGCAATTATGTTGATAAATTTCGTCAACTTGATGAAATATTACCCACTCCAAATGTATACCGTAATGCAGCAGGTGAACCAGGCCACCAATATTGGCAACAACAAGTCGACTATGATATCGACGTAAAGCTTGATGAAAAAAACCGCCGTTTAAGCGGTAAACAAACGGTGCGATATCAAAATAACTCACCTGATACCTTAAAGTATTTATGGCTCCAGCTAGATCAAAATATCTATAAAGCTGATTCAATCTCAGAAACCACGCGTACATTTTCTAGTAGCCTTGAAAGCGGGCCTAGTTCAAAGCCTGCAAAACTAGGCTTGAATGAGCTTCGCCGCCAGCAATTTCTAGCGGATAACGAAATGGGTTATACCATAAGTAACGTCACTGACGGATCAGGTAAAGAGCTCAAAGCGACGATAGTCGGCACCCTAATGCGTATTGACTTAAACCGCCCACTCAAACCAGGGAAAGACGCCGAGTTTACCCTAGATTTTGCATTTAATATTGCTGAAGAAGATGCTGTTGGCACCCGTTACGGTTATGAGCATTTTGAAGAGGATGGCAATGATATCTTCTTACTCGCTCAGTGGTTTCCGCGCTTAGCGGCTTATACCGATTACGAAGCGTGGACCAATAAAGAGTTCCTTGGCAGTGGCGAATTTACCTTAGAATTTGGTGATTATAACGTCGAAATTACCGTACCTGCCGACCACTTAGTTTCCGCGACGGGAGAGTTAACCAACGCTAAAAAAGTACTGAGCAAAACACAACTTAAGCGCCTAAAAGAAGCCGAAACAGCAAAGCGTCCTGTATTTATAGTGACAGAAGAAGAAGCCATCGAAAACGAAAAAGAAGGCACAGATCAAGTCAAAACGTGGAATTTTTCAGCCAAAAACGTTCGAGACTTTGCTTTTGCATCATCGCGTAAGTTTATGTGGGATGCCAGAGGGTATCAGCAAGGGGGCAAAGAGCAACCATTAGTAATGGCCATGTCTTTTTACCCTAAAGAAGGGGGCGATTTGTGGAAAAAATACTCCACCGAGTCAGTGATCCATACCATGGAAGTTTATTCGCGTTTCTCGTTTGACTATCCTTACCCTGTGGCTCAATCAGTGAACGGCCCTGTCGGCGGTATGGAATACCCGATGATCACCTTTAATGGACCGCGCACTGAGTTACAAAAAGATGGCACTCGCACTTACACGCAAGCCGAAAAACGCTTTTTAATTGGTGTGGTGATCCATGAAGTCGGTCACATTTACTTCCCAATGATCGTCAACTCAGACGAGCGCCAATGGACATGGATGGATGAGGGTTTAAACAGCTTCCTAGATGGTGTCGCTGGTCGCGAGTGGGACCCAATGATCCCTTGGGGCGTTGAACCACGCGACATTGTTGACTACATGAAGTCACAAAACCAAGTACCAATTATGACGCAATCTGATAGCGTTTTACGTTTAGGGCCAAATGCCTATACAAAACCGGCAGCCGCTCTAAATATTTTGCGTGAAGTCATTTTAGGCCGAGAGCTGTTTGATTTTGCTTTTAAAGAATATGCCCAGCGTTGGAAATACAAGCGCCCCACTCCGTCTGATTTTTTCCGTTCTATGGAAGAAGCCTCAGGGGTCGATTTAGATTGGTTCTGGCATGGCTGGTTTTACACCACAGATCACGTCGATTTATCCATCGATAAAGTCTACAAATTGCGTTTAGATACCAAAAATCCTGATATTGACTTTGCTCGCTTACGTGAAGAAGAGCTCAACAAACCTTTATCGTTACATGTAAAACGCAATCGCGACGAAGGCAAAGAGCTTTGGATTGACAAAAACAAAGACATTACAGATTTTTATGATGAAAATGATCGGTTTACCGTCACAAATAAAGAACGCAATGCCTATCAAAAATTCCTAAAAGGCCTAAAACCTTGGGAAAAGAAAACCTTAGAGCGTGCGTTAAAAGAAGATAAAAATTATTATGTCATGGAGTTTTCAAATCATGGCGGCCTCGTCATGCCTATTTTACTGCACTTGACTTACACCGATGGCACCACAGAAGACCAGTATATTCCTGCTGAGATTTGGCGTCGCAATGACAAAAAAGTACAAAAGCTGATTGTCACAGACAAAAACAAAGAGCTTAAAGAAGTCACTGTGGATCCAAGTTGGGAAACGGCAGATGTTGATATCGAAAATAACCACTACCCACGTCGCATAATTCCATCACGTATTGAAGTCTTTAAAGCTAAAAAACGTACTGGGAAAGTAAACCGCGACATCATGCAAGACATTAAAACTGAACTAAAAAAAGACGATGATAAAAAAGAGCAAGAAGACAAAAAAGACTCTGATACAACTCAAGAGCCACAAGCATGA
- a CDS encoding glutathione S-transferase family protein, translating to MIELYGTPRSRSLRVSWLLEELALDWQYRFIDFGQGAQHDADFRALSPEGKIPVLVDNGESVAESLAICIFIAEKYAPESWLPMRGSALSAKHWQWCSFIVSELEQGLWTLAKHKFALPEPQRCPEIANTARWEFNKAAKTASLLLADSAYCCGEQITVADILLAHTLGWALKSDCVLPENLVKYYQHMSARPAMRKALQKEIDFAEQQKHTM from the coding sequence ATGATTGAGTTATATGGTACGCCCCGTTCGCGTTCATTGCGGGTTTCGTGGTTACTCGAAGAGTTGGCACTTGATTGGCAATATCGATTTATTGACTTTGGCCAAGGTGCACAACATGACGCGGATTTTCGTGCACTGAGCCCAGAAGGCAAAATTCCTGTACTGGTTGATAACGGAGAATCTGTTGCTGAATCATTGGCTATTTGTATTTTTATCGCTGAAAAATACGCCCCTGAGTCTTGGTTACCTATGCGCGGCAGCGCTTTAAGTGCCAAGCATTGGCAATGGTGTAGTTTTATAGTCAGTGAGCTAGAGCAAGGCTTATGGACGCTCGCAAAGCATAAGTTTGCTTTACCTGAACCCCAACGCTGCCCTGAAATAGCTAACACAGCTCGTTGGGAGTTTAATAAAGCAGCAAAGACTGCCTCACTTTTATTAGCGGATTCAGCTTATTGCTGTGGTGAACAGATCACTGTGGCTGATATTTTATTGGCGCATACATTAGGGTGGGCTTTAAAAAGTGACTGTGTGTTACCAGAAAATTTAGTGAAGTATTATCAACACATGTCAGCGCGCCCTGCTATGCGAAAAGCCTTACAAAAAGAAATTGATTTTGCTGAGCAACAAAAACATACAATGTGA
- a CDS encoding TonB-dependent receptor has product MLHTPIPFTALVLSATLFTPHALSTEQQDIERMVVTGSRVIESIDEIPASITIISQQEIQEQLKVTPELQNMLAQLVPGMAPSTGTSSNSSQTLRGRAPLVMIDGVPQSTPLRNGSLGIKSLDPSAIERIEVIKGATSIYGNGAAGGIINYITKKAVTDREFSGSASISTRFSAVKLEDSAGMRYQGAVSGQRGQFSYVVTGAYEENGLQRDAQGDVLGLVYGLSESNTQNIFTKLAYDFDQDKSLKFTYNYYESQQDSDLVDISGSVNSGVKTYAVKVPGDANKIGAPQGPRGNHNAMLNYTDLALLDHTQLSIDLYKQTIENVFFFSTNLANPDLGLTGGQSMIKSDKTGLRMTANTQVDFNQVEGTFIYGLDLLSDTSSQPLLDGRMWVPEMEMDNLAGFLQTKWVIQDDWVVKAGLRKEEIDLFVDDYQTLKLCRNAQQCSVAINVKGDTLNYNATTYNLALKYNAIAEFSPFISFSQGADISDTGRLLRSATVDDIADIHTQASIIDNVEVGFNSEFERLRFEFAAYRSTSEFGTGSKFNEQTGIHEPIRAPQKIWGYEGLINYQWTDSLSLNATYSWVEGKDTDKDTYLGARQISAPKGTINLRWQALDNASLAVNYLYVGDRKRFEKNDKGLWVGDQGPIDSYHVVNLSGQYSFESFQLYAGIENLFNQDYYSARSQAYTYKGYNSKSLGTTVNVGVSVQF; this is encoded by the coding sequence ATGTTACACACCCCAATCCCCTTTACTGCCCTTGTATTATCCGCCACTCTTTTTACACCACATGCTTTATCTACTGAGCAGCAAGATATCGAACGCATGGTTGTGACAGGAAGCCGAGTCATTGAAAGTATCGATGAAATCCCAGCTTCAATCACTATCATTAGCCAACAAGAAATCCAAGAGCAACTAAAAGTGACCCCAGAGTTACAAAATATGCTCGCACAGCTTGTACCAGGCATGGCGCCATCAACAGGCACATCAAGTAACTCATCACAAACTCTTCGTGGTCGAGCGCCATTGGTCATGATTGATGGTGTGCCGCAATCGACCCCCCTTCGTAATGGATCATTAGGAATAAAATCTCTGGACCCAAGTGCCATTGAGCGTATTGAAGTCATCAAAGGGGCGACCAGTATTTATGGGAATGGTGCTGCAGGTGGGATCATTAACTATATTACTAAAAAAGCAGTCACTGACCGTGAATTTTCGGGCTCAGCAAGCATCTCGACCCGCTTTAGCGCAGTAAAGCTAGAAGACTCTGCAGGCATGCGCTACCAAGGCGCGGTGAGTGGTCAACGAGGTCAATTTAGCTATGTTGTGACAGGTGCCTATGAAGAGAACGGCTTACAGCGCGATGCGCAAGGTGATGTGCTTGGTTTAGTGTATGGGCTTTCTGAAAGTAATACACAAAACATATTTACAAAATTAGCGTATGACTTTGACCAAGATAAGTCCCTAAAATTTACCTACAACTATTATGAATCACAACAAGATTCAGATTTAGTAGATATCAGCGGAAGCGTCAATTCGGGCGTGAAAACCTATGCGGTAAAAGTACCCGGTGATGCAAATAAAATCGGCGCGCCACAAGGCCCACGGGGCAACCATAACGCCATGCTGAATTATACTGATCTCGCCCTACTCGATCACACTCAGCTCAGTATCGATTTGTACAAGCAAACAATCGAAAATGTGTTTTTCTTTTCGACTAACTTAGCCAATCCCGATTTAGGATTAACCGGTGGCCAGTCGATGATAAAATCCGACAAAACAGGCCTTCGCATGACCGCCAATACACAAGTCGATTTCAACCAAGTTGAAGGGACGTTTATTTACGGTTTAGATTTGCTAAGTGATACCTCATCGCAACCCCTTCTTGATGGGCGGATGTGGGTACCAGAGATGGAAATGGACAACCTTGCAGGCTTTTTACAGACTAAGTGGGTTATTCAAGATGATTGGGTCGTAAAAGCAGGCTTACGTAAAGAAGAAATCGACTTATTCGTCGATGATTATCAAACTTTAAAACTCTGTCGCAATGCGCAGCAATGCTCTGTGGCCATAAATGTCAAAGGTGATACGCTCAATTACAACGCCACAACGTATAACCTTGCATTAAAATACAATGCAATTGCAGAGTTCAGCCCATTTATCAGTTTTTCGCAAGGAGCGGATATCTCTGATACGGGTCGCCTACTTCGCTCAGCAACAGTCGATGATATTGCCGACATTCATACACAAGCCTCCATTATCGATAACGTTGAAGTTGGATTTAACTCCGAATTTGAGCGGTTAAGGTTCGAATTTGCCGCTTATCGGAGTACCTCAGAATTTGGTACTGGCAGTAAATTTAATGAGCAAACAGGTATTCATGAGCCCATTCGCGCTCCGCAAAAAATTTGGGGTTACGAAGGCCTAATCAATTATCAATGGACTGACTCACTATCACTCAATGCAACCTATAGTTGGGTAGAAGGTAAAGACACAGATAAAGACACTTATTTAGGTGCAAGGCAAATTTCAGCACCAAAAGGAACGATTAACCTGCGCTGGCAAGCTCTCGATAACGCATCATTGGCAGTTAATTATCTCTATGTCGGGGATCGTAAACGTTTTGAGAAAAATGACAAAGGTCTGTGGGTGGGTGACCAAGGGCCCATCGATAGTTATCATGTCGTTAATTTAAGTGGCCAATACTCTTTTGAGTCATTTCAACTCTATGCCGGTATTGAAAACTTATTTAACCAAGATTACTACTCGGCGCGTTCACAAGCTTATACATATAAAGGATACAACAGTAAAAGTTTAGGAACGACCGTAAACGTCGGTGTAAGTGTTCAGTTTTAA
- a CDS encoding S8 family serine peptidase, whose translation MQNKNSKKVTKLLITASTLSMAVSTALYAAQPQGVQISDDSTLVKQNSPLPKRYIVKYKNNMAAEFGVPSQSTSSAMNVKSKLATLGAKIRTEHPALNLLSAELTARDIAELRMDSNVEYVEEDLPRRLMAQNLTYGITMVQADQVDDSVASAALGGKKICVIDSGLELPHEDMGTRNDTVTGTNDSGTGNWYDNGGPHGTHVAGTIAALNNGMGVRGVIGSNPNLHIVKVFNAAGWGYSSDLVSAINVCKNAGSDVVNMSLGGSGSNNTERNGIQAAYDSGMLLIAAAGNDGVATSTTDIESFPASYDSVMSVAAIDSNKALADFSQKNGQVEISGPGVDVYSTYPEGTGSVVEVAVAGAGYAANAMENSGQASGALYDLATGESIDNGASGRICLIQRGNISFHDKVKNCQDSGGVGAIIYNNAAGSFGGTLGDTNATTIPAVTVSDTDGAAMKANAGLSASINIGTGNYGNMSGTSMASPHVAGVAALVWSHHPSCSNVEIRNVLNATAQDLGAAGRDVKFGFGLAQTKDAIDYITNNGCDGNGGGTTPPPPPTGDTVLVNGTAKTDLSAATGAELVFTMDVPAGASAINFTTAGGSGDVDMYVKFGSAPTDNTYDCRPYANGNNESCDVTDTGGTYYVRLKAYSGFAGVSLTGSFTAGDTGGGNPSLPVIDETISDVSVARRQWTRYTIDLAAGYSSFDVALSGGTGDADMYIRQGAQSTSSTYDCRPYENGNNESCSFAAPAAGTWYIDIYGYRAASGMTLTVKANP comes from the coding sequence ATGCAAAACAAAAATAGTAAAAAAGTAACTAAGTTACTGATCACCGCAAGTACATTATCAATGGCGGTGTCTACCGCGCTATATGCAGCGCAGCCACAGGGTGTGCAAATTTCTGATGATTCAACTTTAGTTAAGCAAAATTCTCCTTTACCTAAGCGTTACATTGTTAAATATAAAAACAATATGGCAGCTGAGTTTGGCGTTCCTAGCCAATCAACTTCCAGTGCAATGAACGTGAAGTCAAAATTAGCCACTTTGGGTGCAAAAATTCGTACAGAACACCCAGCGCTAAACCTTTTATCAGCTGAATTAACAGCGCGAGATATTGCCGAACTTCGCATGGATAGCAACGTTGAATACGTTGAAGAAGATTTACCGCGTCGCTTAATGGCGCAAAATCTAACTTACGGCATCACTATGGTACAAGCCGATCAAGTTGATGACAGTGTTGCATCAGCAGCATTAGGCGGTAAAAAAATCTGTGTGATTGATTCTGGCTTAGAATTACCACATGAAGATATGGGTACTCGTAACGATACAGTTACGGGTACTAACGATAGCGGTACAGGTAACTGGTATGACAATGGCGGCCCACACGGGACTCACGTTGCAGGTACTATTGCGGCGTTGAATAACGGCATGGGTGTACGTGGTGTGATTGGTTCAAATCCGAACCTTCATATTGTAAAAGTATTTAATGCAGCAGGTTGGGGTTATTCTTCTGATCTAGTGAGCGCAATTAACGTGTGTAAAAATGCCGGCTCTGATGTTGTTAACATGAGCTTAGGTGGTTCAGGTTCAAATAACACTGAACGTAACGGTATTCAAGCAGCTTACGATAGTGGCATGTTACTGATTGCAGCGGCTGGTAACGACGGTGTTGCTACAAGCACGACTGATATCGAAAGCTTCCCTGCATCATACGACTCAGTCATGTCAGTTGCTGCCATTGATAGCAATAAAGCATTAGCTGATTTCTCGCAAAAAAATGGTCAAGTCGAAATCTCAGGCCCAGGTGTTGATGTGTATTCAACTTACCCAGAAGGGACTGGTTCAGTTGTTGAAGTCGCTGTTGCAGGCGCAGGTTATGCGGCTAACGCAATGGAAAACTCAGGTCAGGCAAGCGGTGCTTTATATGACCTAGCGACTGGCGAGAGCATTGATAACGGCGCGTCTGGCCGTATTTGTTTAATCCAACGTGGTAACATCTCTTTCCATGACAAAGTGAAAAACTGTCAAGATTCAGGTGGTGTAGGCGCGATTATCTATAACAATGCTGCTGGTTCATTTGGTGGTACATTAGGTGATACAAACGCAACAACTATCCCTGCAGTGACTGTGTCTGATACTGACGGCGCGGCAATGAAAGCCAATGCAGGCCTTTCTGCAAGCATCAACATCGGTACTGGTAACTACGGTAACATGAGCGGTACTTCAATGGCTTCTCCACACGTTGCTGGTGTTGCAGCATTGGTTTGGAGTCACCATCCGAGCTGTTCAAACGTAGAGATTCGTAACGTCCTTAATGCCACTGCACAAGATTTAGGTGCGGCAGGTCGTGATGTTAAGTTTGGTTTCGGTCTAGCGCAAACTAAAGATGCAATCGACTACATTACGAATAACGGCTGTGATGGCAATGGCGGCGGTACAACTCCACCACCACCTCCAACAGGCGACACAGTATTAGTAAATGGTACAGCTAAAACTGATTTATCAGCTGCGACAGGTGCAGAACTCGTCTTCACTATGGACGTACCAGCAGGCGCGTCAGCGATTAACTTTACAACTGCCGGTGGTTCAGGTGATGTTGATATGTATGTGAAATTTGGCTCTGCACCAACAGATAACACATATGATTGTCGCCCTTATGCAAATGGTAACAATGAGTCTTGTGATGTGACAGATACGGGCGGCACTTATTATGTACGCCTTAAAGCATACAGCGGTTTTGCTGGTGTTAGCTTAACAGGTTCATTCACAGCGGGTGATACTGGCGGTGGTAACCCTTCACTACCTGTTATCGATGAAACCATCAGCGATGTATCTGTAGCAAGAAGACAGTGGACGCGTTATACCATTGACTTAGCTGCGGGTTATTCAAGCTTTGATGTTGCATTATCAGGTGGTACAGGTGATGCCGATATGTATATCCGTCAAGGTGCGCAATCAACATCATCAACTTATGATTGTCGTCCATACGAAAATGGTAACAACGAATCATGTAGCTTTGCAGCCCCAGCTGCGGGTACTTGGTACATCGATATCTACGGATACCGTGCAGCATCTGGTATGACGCTGACAGTAAAAGCAAACCCATAA
- a CDS encoding substrate-binding periplasmic protein, translating into MIKQFLKPTFLLLMSVTYNVFAEPITLQVVTEEWPPFNYTNEQSQIVGRSTDVIKAVLAEAKIDYTLNSYPWARAVHITQTQPNVMIYSIYRNAERESQYQWVCPLIPAVKIFVYRLRSRPDIEIKNISEAVKYRTGSNKNDSSHKYLTDHGFEAGVNLDLTNDAAATIRKFVAGRLDFVMQTEYSMISQLKALGLEYNHVEKLFPIKEYDFGAPCLAFSLSTPKELVERVKTILQSYPHDEQGTFY; encoded by the coding sequence ATGATTAAACAGTTTCTTAAACCTACATTTCTCTTGCTGATGTCTGTTACTTATAACGTGTTTGCCGAACCCATTACGTTGCAGGTGGTGACAGAAGAATGGCCGCCCTTTAACTATACCAACGAACAAAGCCAAATCGTCGGTCGCTCCACCGATGTCATCAAAGCTGTCCTCGCCGAGGCGAAGATAGATTACACCCTCAATAGTTACCCTTGGGCCAGAGCGGTGCATATTACACAAACACAGCCCAATGTGATGATTTATTCTATTTACCGTAATGCTGAGCGAGAAAGCCAATATCAGTGGGTGTGTCCGCTTATTCCTGCGGTGAAAATTTTTGTTTATCGGCTACGAAGCCGCCCCGATATTGAGATAAAAAATATCAGTGAAGCCGTAAAATATCGCACAGGCAGCAATAAAAACGACAGTAGCCACAAATATTTAACGGATCATGGTTTTGAAGCGGGCGTCAATTTAGACTTAACTAATGATGCTGCAGCCACAATCCGTAAATTTGTTGCTGGTCGGCTCGATTTTGTAATGCAAACCGAGTATTCCATGATCTCACAGCTCAAGGCGTTAGGGCTTGAATACAATCATGTAGAAAAGCTGTTTCCTATCAAAGAATATGATTTTGGCGCTCCTTGTCTCGCGTTTAGTTTATCCACCCCAAAAGAGTTAGTCGAACGTGTTAAAACAATTTTGCAGTCCTATCCACATGATGAGCAAGGCACATTTTACTAA
- a CDS encoding glycoside hydrolase family 97 protein gives MRLISLTLLGLSAVAQAETVTVSSPDGHLTVSINDDHALVQYQVTLDGQVIIAPSNLGMTFKKQAPFADGFKISKATPSHHDETWQQPWGEQQTIRDQHHAVTVHFKSDNQQQGRFAVTFKVFNDGVGFRYEVPQQPGFERSDITDELTEFAIADASQSTAWWIPARGWNRYEYVYNTTPLEQAAHVHTPFTFKTKNNVHVSIHEAALVDYAAMTLNQRRPGTFKADLTPWSDGIKVRKQGGFTTPWRTIQIAKQATGLLNSHLILNLNEPNKLGDVSWVNPGKYVGIWWGMHINENTWGSGDKHGATTKNTLEYMDFSAKYGFDGVLVEGWNIGWDGDWFFNGDVFKFDQAYPDFDIKAISEYGKKVGVKLIGHHETSGNVSNYRDQMPAAFALYNQAGVEQIKTGYVADGGNIKRIDEHGIARKEWHDGQFMVNEYLYNVELAAKHKLSINTHEPIKDTGLRRTYPNWLAREGARGQEFNAWGTPPNPPEHVPMLAFTRMLAGPMDFTPGIFDMGFNGLGDTTNRPQTTLAKQLALYVVLYSPIQMAADLPKNYLAKPDAFQFIQDVPTDWLQSIALAGEVGDFVVFARKAKGTQRYSGDDWFLGAVSDEQAREVTVKLDFLDANRTYEAQIYRDGDKAEWKNNPYDLVIEQRNVTAKDTLTLKLATSGGTAIRFKAL, from the coding sequence ATGCGACTGATTAGCTTAACGTTATTAGGCTTAAGTGCTGTGGCGCAGGCCGAAACTGTGACAGTGAGTTCACCGGATGGTCATTTGACTGTTAGCATCAACGATGATCATGCTTTGGTGCAATATCAAGTGACTTTAGATGGCCAAGTAATTATTGCCCCCTCTAATTTAGGCATGACTTTTAAAAAACAAGCACCGTTTGCGGATGGCTTTAAAATAAGCAAAGCCACCCCATCACACCACGATGAAACTTGGCAACAACCTTGGGGTGAGCAGCAAACCATTCGTGATCAGCATCATGCGGTGACGGTTCACTTTAAAAGCGATAATCAACAACAAGGTCGCTTTGCTGTCACGTTTAAAGTATTTAATGATGGCGTGGGTTTTCGTTATGAAGTGCCACAACAGCCGGGTTTTGAGCGCAGCGACATCACTGATGAGTTAACCGAATTCGCTATTGCGGATGCCAGCCAAAGTACGGCATGGTGGATCCCCGCACGCGGCTGGAACCGCTACGAATACGTGTATAACACCACGCCACTTGAACAAGCTGCCCATGTGCATACTCCATTTACCTTTAAAACCAAAAACAATGTCCATGTCAGTATTCATGAAGCTGCGCTGGTCGATTATGCAGCCATGACCCTTAATCAACGTCGCCCAGGCACTTTTAAAGCCGATTTAACGCCTTGGTCAGATGGCATTAAAGTGCGAAAACAAGGTGGTTTTACTACTCCGTGGCGCACCATTCAAATTGCGAAACAGGCAACAGGTTTACTTAATTCTCATTTGATTTTAAATCTGAACGAACCCAATAAACTCGGTGATGTATCGTGGGTCAATCCTGGAAAATACGTCGGGATTTGGTGGGGCATGCACATTAATGAAAACACTTGGGGCAGTGGCGATAAACACGGTGCAACCACCAAAAACACCCTCGAATACATGGATTTTTCTGCAAAATATGGCTTTGATGGTGTGCTTGTAGAAGGTTGGAATATCGGCTGGGACGGTGACTGGTTTTTTAATGGCGATGTGTTTAAGTTTGATCAAGCTTACCCTGACTTTGATATCAAAGCGATCAGCGAGTACGGTAAAAAAGTCGGTGTTAAGCTCATTGGCCACCATGAAACTTCCGGCAATGTCAGTAACTATCGTGACCAAATGCCCGCAGCATTTGCGCTTTATAATCAAGCCGGTGTGGAGCAAATCAAAACCGGTTATGTCGCCGATGGTGGCAATATCAAACGCATTGACGAACACGGTATCGCGCGCAAAGAGTGGCACGATGGCCAGTTTATGGTGAATGAGTACTTGTACAACGTTGAACTAGCCGCCAAGCATAAACTCAGTATCAATACGCACGAACCCATAAAAGACACGGGCTTGCGCCGTACTTACCCTAACTGGCTGGCTCGTGAAGGCGCACGCGGGCAAGAATTTAACGCGTGGGGCACACCGCCTAATCCGCCTGAGCACGTACCCATGCTTGCGTTTACGCGTATGCTTGCCGGTCCGATGGACTTTACCCCAGGTATCTTCGATATGGGTTTTAATGGCTTAGGTGATACAACCAATCGGCCACAAACAACGTTAGCCAAGCAGTTGGCATTATATGTGGTGCTTTACAGCCCAATCCAAATGGCAGCCGATTTACCTAAAAACTACTTGGCTAAACCGGATGCGTTTCAATTTATCCAAGATGTGCCGACCGATTGGCTGCAAAGTATTGCTCTGGCAGGTGAAGTTGGCGACTTTGTTGTCTTTGCTCGTAAAGCAAAAGGCACACAGCGCTACAGTGGCGATGATTGGTTTTTAGGGGCTGTAAGCGATGAGCAAGCTCGCGAAGTCACAGTAAAACTCGATTTCTTAGATGCTAACCGTACGTACGAAGCACAAATCTACCGCGATGGCGATAAGGCCGAATGGAAAAACAACCCTTACGATTTGGTGATTGAACAACGTAACGTAACAGCAAAAGACACGTTAACATTAAAGCTTGCCACCAGTGGTGGAACGGCTATTCGCTTTAAAGCGCTTTAA